A region of Nostoc sp. 'Peltigera membranacea cyanobiont' N6 DNA encodes the following proteins:
- a CDS encoding AAA family ATPase, giving the protein MLHTIVSIPGYQIGEELYNGSRTLVYRGYREADSLPVVIKLLKNPYPTFSELLQFRNQYTIAKNLNSPLIIQTYSLQPYQNGYVLVMEDFGGISLKDYFAGIETRYIASLEEFLQIAIALCNTLDILYRDRIIHKDIKPANILINPETKQVKLIDFSIASLLPRETQTLISPNMLQGTLSYISPEQTGRMNRGIDYRTDFYSLGITFYELLTGELPFQSNDLMELVHCHIAKAAPNLREIGKGGKGREIPQVLCDLVSKLIAKNPEDRYQNALGIKFDLENCLTQLQETGKIESFQIAQRDVCDRFIIPDKLYGRETEVSTLLQAFERVSLGATEIMLVAGFSGIGKTAVVNEVHKPIVRQRGYFIKGKYDQFQRNIPFSAFVQAFRDLMAQLLTESDAQIQQFKTKILEAVGDNGQVIIEVIPELERIIGQQPPTTELSGTAARNRFNLLFQKFTQVFATEAHPLVMFLDDLQWADLASLMLMQLLMADTGYLFLIGAYRDNEVNPTHPLILALNDIQKTQAIINTITLAPLSQVQVNQLVADTLKCGESSALPISLLISQKTEGNPFFAIQFLKALHQDGFIKFIPPTFPSQGETTGNWQCDLTQINQQAITDNVVHFMAFQLRNLPQSTQYLLQLAACIGNKFDLATLAIVSEQSEIETAANLWKSLQEGLILPISDIYKFYQGEDGNRLALSNENTNKKLAKYRFLHDRVQQAAYSLIPDRQKQATHLKIGELLLQNSSQIQQEEKLFDIVGHLNLGQELITQSSDRLALAKLNLQAGVKARNSTAYAAARVYLQTGIKLLETNCWQDRYELTLNLYVAAVEIAYLNGDYEGMEQLAALVLQQAQTIFDKVKIYEIQITVQTACSQMLKAIAVGREALSQLGVDLPNATDEAQVAKVLQDIASLQNGNDLSALVNLPTMSDRTAQAAMQLLGILFPPAIQGMPELLPLLSATMVKLSLQFGNAPISMVGYAIHGMVLCAFFGEVETGYEFGKLALSLLEQVNDQTRKSFTLNLFGAFIQHRQEALRAAIPMLKDGYIAGVETGDFLNAGYNIVASMNSSLFAGVDLNILASELAAYNSALTQMKQDSAHIHLNITGQVVQHLRETVSQADCLIGTAYDETLMLPKHQQDNDLTTIAIVYIYKLMLAYYFGNYQAALDYITQVKFYLMAVSGLVFIPIFHFYAALTHLALILSQPESEQAEMLTVVATHQTIVHQSAQNAPMNYLHKWHLIEAEKQRVLGNKAEALEHYDRAISLAKENGYIQEEALSNDLAAKFYLDWGKEKVAQAYMQQAYYCYAHWGAKAKVEDLEKRYPQLLQPILQQQRINLNPSETIAFRGTSSSTRTSSAGSTSISDALDFTSVLKAAQVISSSLELNQLIASLTRIILENSGAKKSALILPQDDTWQVRAITFIEDEEIQTILKSQLLDNCQDIPVNIIHYVKNTKQTVVIDNCQTDIPGVIGEYMHSSQPQSVLCTPIINQGHLVGIVYLENQLTQGVFTSDRLSVLNLLCTQAAISLENAQLYNHLQERGKFLSSIYEGVGCLIFVTDIRDNGRYEYTGWSKSCELAVGISASQVLGKTPQEVIGSDEGAAVEQKYLHCFQTGIPVTYEECLTFNDQKIWWLTTLSPLKDETGKVYRVVGTTINISDRKQAEAAVTAKSQALGTALEDLQQAQLKMVQSEKMSALGNLVAGVAHEMNNPLGFISASLKQTQPTIADLVEHLKLYQESLPHPGDKIIDHAEEIDLNYTLEDLPKIINSMVMACDRLKNISTSLRTFSRGDKDYKVAFNIHEGIESTILILKHRLKENELRPAIEVISEYGKLPKIQCFPGQLNQVFMNIIANAIDALEEANTGRSFEEIKSNPNRITIKTSLENKGVKISIADNGKGMSEEVKEKIFDHLFTTKAVGKGTGLGLAIARQIVTEKHGGAIEVDSKPGEGTEFAIQLPI; this is encoded by the coding sequence ATGCTTCACACTATTGTCAGTATTCCCGGATATCAGATCGGTGAAGAACTCTACAACGGTTCCAGAACCCTAGTTTATCGAGGGTATCGAGAGGCTGACTCATTACCCGTAGTGATTAAACTGCTGAAAAATCCATATCCTACTTTTAGCGAACTCTTGCAGTTTCGCAATCAATACACCATTGCCAAAAATCTTAACTCACCCTTAATTATCCAAACCTATAGTCTCCAACCGTATCAAAATGGCTATGTGTTGGTGATGGAAGACTTTGGGGGGATTTCTCTCAAAGATTATTTTGCTGGTATAGAGACGCGATATATCGCGTCTCTAGAAGAGTTTTTACAGATAGCGATCGCACTTTGCAACACCTTAGATATACTCTACCGCGATCGCATTATTCATAAAGATATTAAACCCGCGAATATTTTAATTAATCCCGAAACCAAACAAGTTAAATTAATTGACTTTAGTATTGCATCCCTCCTACCACGAGAAACTCAAACACTCATCAGTCCTAATATGTTACAGGGGACACTTAGTTATATTTCTCCTGAACAAACAGGAAGAATGAATCGCGGGATTGATTACCGCACTGACTTCTATTCTTTGGGTATAACTTTCTATGAATTACTTACAGGAGAATTACCCTTTCAATCAAATGATCTGATGGAGTTAGTGCATTGTCATATTGCTAAAGCAGCACCCAATTTAAGGGAAATAGGGAAAGGGGGAAAGGGAAGAGAGATTCCCCAAGTTCTTTGCGATCTTGTCAGCAAATTAATCGCTAAAAATCCTGAAGACCGCTATCAAAATGCATTAGGAATTAAATTTGATTTAGAAAATTGTTTAACTCAGCTCCAAGAGACTGGTAAGATTGAGAGCTTTCAAATTGCCCAAAGGGATGTGTGCGATCGCTTTATTATTCCCGATAAACTCTATGGACGAGAAACCGAAGTATCAACCCTACTTCAAGCATTTGAAAGAGTTAGTCTTGGTGCAACTGAAATAATGCTAGTAGCTGGTTTTTCGGGTATTGGTAAAACTGCGGTGGTGAACGAAGTTCATAAACCTATTGTTCGGCAACGCGGTTATTTTATCAAAGGCAAATATGACCAATTTCAGCGAAATATTCCCTTTTCGGCATTTGTGCAAGCCTTCCGGGATTTAATGGCACAATTATTAACAGAAAGCGATGCTCAGATCCAGCAATTTAAAACCAAAATTTTAGAAGCTGTCGGCGATAATGGACAAGTAATTATTGAAGTCATCCCCGAATTAGAACGAATTATTGGTCAACAACCACCTACTACAGAATTATCAGGAACTGCGGCACGAAATCGATTTAATTTATTATTTCAAAAGTTTACCCAAGTCTTTGCTACTGAGGCGCATCCATTAGTGATGTTTTTAGATGACTTGCAATGGGCTGATTTGGCATCACTGATGTTAATGCAGTTATTGATGGCTGATACAGGTTATCTTTTTTTAATTGGTGCTTATCGTGATAACGAAGTCAACCCAACACATCCGCTAATCTTGGCTTTGAATGATATCCAAAAAACACAAGCCATTATTAATACGATTACTTTAGCACCGTTAAGTCAAGTCCAAGTGAATCAATTAGTGGCTGACACACTTAAATGTGGAGAAAGTTCGGCATTACCTATTTCTCTACTGATATCTCAAAAGACTGAAGGCAATCCGTTTTTTGCTATCCAGTTTCTTAAGGCATTACATCAAGATGGGTTCATTAAATTCATCCCTCCAACCTTCCCTTCTCAAGGTGAAACTACGGGAAATTGGCAATGCGATCTGACGCAAATAAATCAGCAAGCAATTACAGATAATGTTGTTCATTTTATGGCATTTCAATTGCGAAACTTGCCTCAATCAACTCAATATCTGTTGCAATTAGCTGCTTGTATTGGCAATAAATTTGATTTAGCAACTTTGGCGATTGTTTCGGAACAATCAGAAATTGAAACGGCTGCTAATTTATGGAAATCTTTGCAAGAAGGGTTGATTTTACCTATTAGTGATATTTATAAGTTTTATCAGGGAGAAGACGGCAATCGATTGGCGCTGTCAAATGAAAATACCAATAAAAAATTAGCTAAATATAGATTTTTACATGACAGAGTGCAACAAGCTGCCTATTCTCTAATCCCCGATCGTCAAAAACAAGCAACTCATCTCAAAATTGGCGAATTACTTCTACAAAATTCCTCTCAAATACAACAAGAGGAAAAACTGTTTGATATTGTTGGGCATTTAAATTTAGGGCAAGAATTAATTACTCAATCAAGCGATCGCCTTGCATTAGCTAAACTGAATTTGCAAGCGGGAGTGAAGGCGAGAAACTCCACAGCTTACGCAGCAGCAAGGGTTTATTTACAAACGGGAATTAAGCTACTTGAGACAAACTGCTGGCAAGATCGGTATGAATTGACTTTGAATCTGTATGTTGCAGCTGTGGAAATTGCCTATTTGAATGGTGACTATGAAGGCATGGAACAGCTAGCAGCCTTGGTATTGCAGCAGGCGCAGACAATTTTCGACAAAGTGAAAATTTACGAAATTCAAATCACGGTACAAACGGCTTGCAGCCAAATGTTAAAAGCGATCGCTGTGGGAAGAGAAGCACTAAGTCAATTAGGAGTGGATCTCCCGAATGCAACAGATGAAGCTCAAGTTGCCAAAGTTCTACAAGATATTGCAAGCCTTCAAAACGGCAACGATCTGTCTGCCTTGGTTAATTTACCCACCATGAGCGATCGCACCGCCCAAGCCGCAATGCAACTATTAGGAATCTTGTTTCCACCAGCGATTCAGGGAATGCCAGAGTTACTGCCCCTCTTGAGTGCAACTATGGTGAAGTTATCGCTCCAGTTTGGGAATGCACCCATCTCAATGGTAGGATATGCGATTCATGGAATGGTGCTGTGTGCCTTTTTCGGCGAAGTTGAAACAGGCTATGAGTTTGGTAAATTAGCCCTCTCACTGCTGGAACAAGTGAACGATCAAACAAGAAAGTCATTCACTCTCAACCTGTTTGGGGCTTTCATCCAACATCGCCAGGAAGCACTAAGAGCAGCGATACCGATGCTCAAAGATGGCTACATAGCTGGCGTGGAAACAGGCGATTTTCTCAACGCTGGCTACAACATAGTAGCTTCCATGAATAGTTCGCTTTTCGCAGGTGTAGACCTAAACATTTTGGCATCCGAATTGGCTGCTTACAATAGTGCCCTAACTCAGATGAAACAAGATTCGGCGCATATTCATTTGAACATAACGGGGCAAGTGGTACAGCATCTAAGAGAAACGGTGAGCCAAGCAGATTGCTTAATTGGCACTGCCTACGACGAAACTTTGATGCTGCCGAAGCATCAGCAGGATAACGATCTCACAACGATTGCCATTGTCTACATCTACAAACTGATGCTTGCCTACTACTTTGGCAACTATCAGGCTGCACTCGACTACATCACCCAAGTCAAGTTCTATTTAATGGCAGTATCGGGATTGGTTTTTATTCCCATTTTCCATTTTTATGCTGCACTAACGCACCTGGCACTCATCCTTAGCCAGCCAGAATCGGAGCAAGCCGAAATGCTTACTGTTGTGGCCACTCATCAAACTATTGTACATCAATCGGCACAAAACGCGCCCATGAATTATCTGCATAAATGGCATTTAATTGAGGCTGAAAAACAACGGGTGTTGGGCAATAAAGCAGAAGCACTTGAACATTACGATCGCGCCATCTCCCTCGCCAAAGAAAACGGTTACATCCAAGAAGAAGCACTTAGCAACGATCTAGCAGCGAAATTTTACCTTGACTGGGGCAAAGAAAAAGTTGCTCAAGCATATATGCAACAAGCATATTACTGTTACGCTCACTGGGGTGCAAAAGCCAAAGTGGAAGATTTAGAAAAACGCTATCCCCAGCTACTGCAACCCATTCTGCAACAGCAACGAATCAACCTCAACCCCTCAGAAACTATTGCTTTTCGTGGAACTTCTTCTTCCACTCGCACTTCTAGCGCTGGCAGCACCAGTATTTCCGATGCTCTAGATTTTACCTCAGTTCTCAAAGCGGCTCAAGTTATTTCCAGTTCTCTAGAATTAAATCAACTTATTGCCAGCCTCACCCGGATTATTCTAGAAAACTCTGGCGCGAAGAAATCTGCACTAATTCTTCCCCAAGATGATACTTGGCAAGTACGAGCAATTACCTTTATTGAGGATGAGGAAATACAAACTATCCTCAAATCACAATTACTAGACAATTGTCAAGATATTCCCGTAAATATTATCCATTACGTCAAAAATACCAAGCAAACAGTTGTTATAGATAATTGTCAAACAGATATTCCTGGAGTAATTGGGGAATATATGCACTCCTCACAACCCCAGAGTGTGTTATGTACCCCGATTATTAATCAAGGACATTTGGTGGGGATTGTTTACCTAGAAAATCAACTGACTCAAGGAGTATTTACTAGCGATCGCCTTTCTGTGTTAAATCTCCTCTGCACTCAAGCGGCGATTTCTTTGGAAAATGCCCAATTATATAATCATCTCCAGGAGCGAGGAAAGTTCCTCAGTAGTATTTACGAAGGTGTCGGCTGTCTGATCTTTGTAACTGATATCCGAGATAATGGTAGGTATGAGTACACAGGATGGAGTAAATCGTGCGAATTAGCGGTTGGTATCTCGGCTTCCCAAGTGCTGGGTAAAACTCCGCAAGAAGTAATCGGTTCTGATGAAGGTGCAGCAGTCGAGCAAAAATATCTGCATTGTTTCCAAACCGGAATACCCGTCACCTATGAAGAATGTCTAACATTTAATGACCAGAAAATTTGGTGGTTAACCACACTTAGTCCATTAAAAGATGAGACGGGCAAAGTTTATCGCGTAGTTGGGACAACTATTAATATTAGCGATCGCAAACAAGCCGAAGCAGCGGTAACAGCAAAATCCCAAGCACTCGGAACAGCTTTAGAAGATTTACAACAAGCACAATTAAAAATGGTTCAGAGCGAGAAAATGTCTGCATTGGGTAATTTAGTTGCAGGGGTAGCCCATGAAATGAATAATCCTTTGGGCTTTATTTCTGCCAGCCTCAAACAAACTCAACCCACCATTGCCGATCTTGTTGAACACTTAAAACTATATCAAGAAAGTCTCCCCCATCCGGGCGATAAAATTATTGACCATGCTGAAGAAATAGACTTAAATTATACCTTAGAAGATTTACCAAAAATTATTAATTCAATGGTGATGGCGTGCGATCGCCTCAAAAATATCAGCACTAGTTTAAGAACTTTTTCCCGTGGTGACAAAGATTACAAAGTTGCATTTAATATCCATGAAGGTATCGAAAGTACAATTTTAATTCTGAAACATCGCCTCAAAGAAAACGAACTACGCCCAGCAATTGAAGTTATAAGCGAATATGGGAAATTGCCCAAAATACAATGCTTTCCGGGGCAATTAAATCAGGTATTTATGAATATTATTGCTAATGCAATTGATGCTCTGGAAGAAGCAAATACTGGGCGAAGTTTTGAGGAAATTAAGTCTAATCCTAACCGAATTACAATTAAAACCTCCCTAGAAAATAAAGGTGTGAAAATTTCTATTGCTGATAATGGCAAGGGAATGAGTGAAGAAGTAAAAGAAAAGATTTTTGACCACTTATTTACGACAAAAGCTGTAGGGAAAGGTACGGGATTAGGATTAGCGATCGCGCGTCAGATTGTCACAGAGAAACATGGAGGAGCGATCGAGGTAGATTCTAAACCAGGCGAAGGTACTGAATTTGCGATCCAGCTACCGATTTAG
- a CDS encoding trifunctional serine/threonine-protein kinase/ATP-binding protein/sensor histidine kinase yields the protein MVSTLVPIPGYHVSEELYNGSRTLVYRGYREADQKPVVIKLLRNPYPSFTELVQFRNQYTIAKNLNSPLIIQTYSLEPYQNGYALVMEDFGGISLKKYFTHDQTRYIASLEEFLQIAIALCNTLDILYHERIIHKDIKPANILINPETKQVKLIDFSIASLLPRETQTLVNPNVLEGTLAYISPEQTGRMNRGIDYRTDFYSLGVTFYELLAGKLPFASNEPMELVHSHIAKMPMALGNREEIPQVLCDIVMKLMAKNAEDRYQSALGLKFDLENCLTQLQVSGEIKGFEIASRDLCDRFIIPDKLYGRETEVSTLLQAFERVSLGTTEMMLVAGFSGIGKTAVVNEVHKPIVQQRGYFIKGKYDQFQRNIPFSAFVQAFRDLMGQLLTESDVQIQQWKSNILEAVGENGQVIIEVIPELSRIIGIQPAVPELSGTAAQNRFNSIFQKFISIFTTKKHPLVMFLDDLQWADSASLKLVELLMGEESGYLLLIGAYRDNEVSPIHPLMMTLKEMHNVGAVINSITLQVLSENTLNRLVTDTLNCIHDIATPLTQLIYQKTQGNPFFSTQFLKALYEDNLIVFNSDLGCWQCDITLVKQAALTDDVVEFMAQQLQKLPFSTQGILKLAACIGNQFNLMTLASVSQQSENETAAALWKALQEALVLPESEIYKFYIADKEVIYQQEMSHVVNYRFSHDRIQQAAYSLILDEDKQATHLQIGRLLLSNTSDSEQTDKLFDIANQLNMGISLIADDVEKSKVAKINLNAAEKARRSTAYSAAFSYAEKGMSLLDDNSWQRQYNITLGLHDIAAGTAFLTGRFAEITQLMQVVKLNSQTVVDNLAVYEAQIQAYSAQKNYQKSIDTGLEFLQLLGIKLPSQPSKLQVLAELIKTKVLLRGNSLEKLLQLPVMTNPETIVVLRISNLISYPAYFCSQPLMALLAFMGVQKSLQQGNSIWSSSFYTIYSIILSNLQELEASYQMGQFSLKLLNKLPNLYIEGKIKVSIAIFSQIWQQPLSNSLHLIQEGKQAALNCGDFAFVGTGYFTEINVGFFLGKPLTELLPISELYHQALITEIPDEVSLQQIIILRQVMLNLTEASPQPYILVGTECDETQLIPHFQASNDAVFLSIIYCFKVLIAYLFSNISVALDAADASLPYEPELIGINGIISVWFYDALTRLAAYPNSSPQRKKQLLKRVTKIQHNLERRAKLVPTDIKHKCDLIRAERDRIFGNKLQAQEYYDLAILGAKQNGYIQEEALANELAAKFYLECGKEKIAQVYMQEAYYCYARWGAKAKVTDLEKRYPQLLEFLLKQQKLNLNLNPLETIGFAGTFSSTYTNTTGGTNISDVLDFTSALKAAQAISSSLELDTLIASLTRIILENSGAIKAVLLLPQENIWQVRAITFIDNEEIQTSLSPQSLDNCQDIPVKIIHYVKNTQQTVIIDSCKTDIPGLIGEYMLSHQPQSVFCTPIINQGLMVGILYLENKMIQGVFNSDRLSVIHLLSSQAAISLENARLYQQAGIALEDLQQAQLQIVQSEKMSALGNLVAGVAHEMNNPLGFISASLQQAKPTLTDIVEHLKLHQESVPNPGDEIKHHAEKIDLDYSLEDLPKIIDSMVMACDRLTNISTSLRTFSRADKDYKVPFNIHEGIDSTILILKHRLKANEQRPEIEVITDYGNLPQVECFPGQLNQVFMNILANAIDALDESNMGRSFREIKSNPNRITIKISLKNKSVKIAIADNGKGMSESVKQKIFDHLFTTKAVGKGTGLGLAIARQIVEETHGGKLSFNSVMGQGTEFVIEIPV from the coding sequence ATGGTTAGTACTTTAGTTCCTATTCCCGGATATCACGTTAGTGAAGAATTATACAATGGTTCTCGAACCCTAGTTTATCGAGGGTATCGAGAAGCTGACCAAAAACCTGTAGTGATTAAACTGCTGAGGAATCCTTATCCGAGTTTCACTGAACTGGTACAGTTTCGCAATCAGTACACCATTGCCAAAAATCTTAACTCACCTCTAATCATCCAAACCTATAGCCTAGAACCCTATCAAAATGGCTATGCACTGGTGATGGAAGACTTTGGAGGGATTTCTCTAAAAAAATATTTTACCCATGACCAGACGCGATATATCGCGTCTCTAGAAGAGTTTTTACAGATAGCGATCGCACTTTGCAATACCTTAGATATACTCTACCACGAGCGAATTATTCACAAAGACATCAAACCCGCCAATATTTTAATTAACCCAGAAACCAAACAAGTTAAATTAATCGACTTTAGTATTGCATCTTTACTACCACGAGAAACTCAAACGCTAGTCAATCCCAATGTGTTAGAAGGGACACTTGCTTATATTTCCCCAGAACAAACAGGCAGGATGAATCGGGGAATTGATTACCGGACAGATTTTTATTCTTTGGGTGTAACTTTCTACGAATTACTTGCAGGAAAGTTACCTTTTGCGTCAAATGAGCCAATGGAGTTGGTACATTCTCATATTGCTAAAATGCCTATGGCATTAGGGAACAGGGAAGAGATTCCGCAAGTACTCTGTGATATCGTCATGAAATTGATGGCAAAAAATGCCGAAGATAGATATCAGAGTGCGTTGGGATTGAAATTTGATTTAGAAAATTGTTTAACTCAGTTACAAGTTTCTGGTGAAATTAAGGGCTTTGAAATTGCGAGTAGGGATTTGTGCGATCGCTTCATCATTCCCGACAAACTCTATGGCAGAGAAACCGAAGTATCAACGCTACTCCAAGCATTTGAGCGAGTTAGCCTTGGTACAACAGAAATGATGCTGGTAGCAGGTTTTTCGGGAATTGGGAAAACTGCGGTTGTCAACGAAGTTCATAAACCGATTGTGCAGCAACGTGGCTATTTTATCAAAGGGAAATACGACCAATTTCAGCGCAATATTCCCTTCAGTGCATTTGTGCAAGCTTTCCGGGATTTAATGGGGCAATTGCTTACAGAAAGTGATGTTCAAATCCAGCAATGGAAAAGCAATATATTAGAGGCTGTGGGAGAAAATGGACAAGTAATTATTGAAGTCATCCCCGAATTATCTAGAATTATTGGTATCCAACCAGCAGTACCAGAATTATCAGGAACTGCTGCCCAAAATAGATTTAATTCAATATTTCAGAAATTTATTAGCATTTTTACAACTAAAAAACATCCCTTAGTGATGTTTTTGGATGATTTACAGTGGGCTGATTCGGCTTCTTTGAAACTGGTTGAATTATTGATGGGTGAGGAGAGCGGATATTTATTATTAATTGGTGCTTACCGGGATAATGAAGTGTCTCCAATACATCCTTTGATGATGACTTTAAAGGAGATGCATAATGTTGGTGCAGTTATTAATAGTATTACATTGCAAGTTCTTAGTGAAAATACTTTAAATCGACTGGTTACAGATACTTTAAATTGCATACACGACATAGCGACACCTTTGACGCAGTTAATTTATCAAAAAACTCAAGGAAACCCGTTTTTTAGTACACAATTCCTCAAGGCTTTGTATGAAGATAATTTGATTGTATTCAACTCCGATCTAGGATGCTGGCAGTGCGATATTACCCTAGTTAAACAAGCTGCATTGACTGATGATGTGGTAGAATTTATGGCGCAACAGTTACAAAAGCTGCCTTTTTCAACCCAAGGGATTTTAAAGTTAGCGGCATGTATTGGCAATCAATTTAATTTGATGACCTTAGCATCTGTTTCTCAACAGTCAGAAAATGAAACTGCTGCCGCACTTTGGAAAGCTTTGCAGGAAGCTTTGGTTTTACCAGAAAGTGAAATTTATAAGTTTTATATTGCCGATAAAGAAGTAATTTATCAACAAGAAATGTCCCATGTTGTTAATTACAGATTCTCCCATGACCGCATTCAGCAAGCTGCTTATTCATTGATTCTTGATGAAGATAAACAAGCAACTCATTTACAGATTGGACGTTTATTATTATCCAATACTTCCGATAGCGAACAAACAGATAAATTATTTGATATCGCCAATCAATTAAATATGGGAATTTCCCTGATTGCCGATGATGTCGAGAAAAGTAAAGTTGCCAAAATCAATCTCAATGCTGCTGAGAAAGCGAGAAGATCAACGGCATATTCCGCGGCTTTTAGTTATGCAGAAAAAGGGATGAGTTTGTTAGATGATAATAGTTGGCAGAGGCAATATAATATTACCCTTGGTTTGCATGATATTGCCGCAGGTACAGCATTTCTGACGGGTAGGTTTGCAGAAATTACTCAATTGATGCAGGTAGTAAAACTTAATTCCCAAACGGTAGTAGATAACCTTGCTGTTTATGAGGCTCAAATTCAAGCTTATAGTGCCCAGAAGAATTATCAAAAGTCGATTGATACGGGTTTAGAATTTCTCCAATTGTTAGGGATTAAATTACCATCGCAGCCAAGTAAATTACAAGTTTTGGCAGAATTAATCAAAACTAAGGTTTTATTGCGTGGTAATTCCTTAGAAAAGCTGTTGCAATTACCTGTGATGACAAATCCAGAAACTATTGTCGTACTGCGAATTAGCAATTTAATTTCCTATCCAGCATATTTCTGTTCGCAGCCATTAATGGCACTATTGGCATTTATGGGTGTCCAAAAATCTCTTCAACAGGGTAATTCTATCTGGTCATCTAGTTTTTATACAATCTATAGCATTATTTTATCAAATTTGCAGGAATTAGAAGCAAGTTATCAAATGGGGCAATTTTCCCTGAAGTTACTAAATAAATTACCAAACCTCTACATTGAAGGAAAAATAAAAGTAAGCATAGCAATCTTCAGCCAAATTTGGCAACAACCACTCAGCAACAGCTTACACTTGATTCAAGAAGGCAAACAGGCAGCCTTGAATTGTGGAGATTTTGCTTTCGTAGGTACGGGATACTTCACTGAAATTAATGTAGGTTTCTTCTTAGGAAAGCCACTCACTGAGTTGTTACCAATCTCTGAACTCTACCATCAAGCATTGATAACGGAAATACCCGATGAAGTGAGTCTACAACAAATTATTATACTGCGGCAGGTAATGCTAAATCTGACGGAGGCATCTCCCCAACCCTATATATTAGTTGGCACAGAGTGCGATGAAACACAGCTAATTCCCCACTTTCAAGCCAGTAATGATGCTGTCTTTCTTTCTATTATTTATTGCTTCAAAGTACTTATTGCATACTTGTTTAGTAATATCTCAGTAGCACTTGATGCCGCAGATGCTTCCCTTCCCTACGAACCAGAATTAATTGGCATCAATGGTATTATATCTGTTTGGTTTTATGATGCCTTAACGCGATTGGCTGCTTATCCTAACTCCTCACCTCAACGAAAAAAGCAGCTACTCAAACGAGTTACCAAAATTCAGCACAACCTAGAACGACGGGCAAAATTAGTTCCTACCGACATTAAACACAAATGCGATTTAATTAGAGCAGAACGCGATCGCATTTTCGGCAATAAACTTCAAGCACAAGAATATTACGACTTGGCAATATTGGGGGCAAAACAAAACGGCTATATTCAAGAAGAAGCTTTAGCAAACGAACTCGCGGCTAAATTTTACCTCGAATGCGGTAAAGAAAAAATCGCTCAAGTCTATATGCAAGAAGCATACTACTGTTATGCCCGTTGGGGAGCAAAAGCCAAAGTTACCGACTTAGAAAAACGCTATCCCCAACTACTCGAATTTCTCCTGAAACAACAAAAACTTAATCTCAATCTCAATCCCTTAGAAACTATTGGCTTTGCTGGGACTTTCTCATCTACTTACACGAATACTACTGGCGGCACCAATATTTCCGACGTTTTAGATTTTACCTCTGCTCTGAAAGCCGCTCAAGCTATTTCCAGTTCTCTGGAATTAGATACACTTATCGCCAGTCTCACCCGGATTATCTTAGAAAACTCTGGCGCGATCAAAGCTGTACTGCTGCTTCCCCAAGAAAATATTTGGCAAGTACGAGCAATTACTTTTATTGATAATGAGGAAATACAAACGAGCCTCAGCCCACAATCACTAGACAATTGTCAAGATATTCCTGTAAAAATTATCCATTACGTCAAAAATACCCAACAAACAGTGATTATAGACAGTTGTAAAACAGATATTCCTGGTTTAATTGGGGAATATATGTTGTCGCATCAACCCCAAAGTGTATTTTGTACTCCGATTATTAATCAAGGGCTTATGGTGGGGATTCTCTACCTAGAGAATAAAATGATTCAAGGGGTATTTAACAGCGATCGCCTCAGCGTCATTCACTTATTGTCTTCTCAAGCCGCAATTTCTCTAGAGAATGCTCGACTGTATCAACAAGCAGGAATTGCATTAGAAGACTTACAACAAGCACAGCTGCAAATTGTCCAAAGTGAGAAAATGTCTGCATTGGGTAACTTAGTTGCTGGGGTAGCCCATGAAATGAATAATCCTTTGGGCTTTATTTCTGCCAGCCTTCAACAAGCTAAACCCACCCTTACTGATATTGTTGAACACTTGAAACTCCATCAAGAAAGTGTACCAAATCCAGGCGATGAAATCAAACACCATGCCGAAAAAATTGACTTAGATTATAGCTTAGAAGATTTACCCAAGATAATTGATTCAATGGTGATGGCGTGCGATCGCCTCACAAATATTAGTACCAGTTTAAGAACCTTTTCTCGTGCAGATAAAGATTACAAAGTGCCATTTAATATCCACGAAGGTATAGACAGCACAATTTTAATTCTCAAACATCGCCTCAAAGCAAACGAACAACGTCCCGAAATTGAAGTGATAACTGATTATGGAAATTTGCCCCAGGTTGAATGTTTTCCTGGGCAATTGAATCAGGTATTTATGAATATTTTGGCAAATGCAATTGATGCGCTGGATGAATCAAATATGGGGCGGAGTTTTAGAGAAATTAAATCAAATCCCAACAGAATTACAATTAAAATCTCCTTAAAAAATAAAAGTGTGAAAATTGCGATCGCAGATAACGGTAAAGGGATGAGTGAATCGGTAAAACAAAAGATTTTTGACCACTTATTTACTACCAAAGCTGTGGGTAAAGGTACAGGATTAGGATTAGCGATCGCTCGGCAAATCGTTGAAGAAACCCACGGCGGAAAATTGAGCTTTAACTCAGTTATGGGTCAGGGTACAGAATTTGTAATTGAAATTCCGGTATAA